In the Chryseobacterium sp. MYb264 genome, one interval contains:
- a CDS encoding NUDIX hydrolase, with product MDSKEQFLKKSIEAKEIFIPHLSADPVIFGFDQNELKVLLLKMNYRKQWFLPGGYVRKDEDLDDAVMRILKDRAGVTEVYLEQFAVFGKKNRSEFYFEDFDETLFHKQRFVTIGFYALYNPDRFNLIRDEFSESCEWIYLSELPNIELAMDHREIIEKALLTLREKISHKPIGFNLLPEKFTLSELQKLYEVILGKELNRGNFYRKIKNLGILKKLDERRTGGAHKAPDLYSFDEDNYAKALENGLSNW from the coding sequence ATGGATTCTAAAGAGCAATTTTTAAAAAAATCAATTGAGGCAAAGGAAATTTTTATTCCTCACCTGTCAGCCGATCCTGTTATTTTTGGTTTTGATCAAAACGAACTAAAAGTTTTACTGCTGAAAATGAATTACAGAAAGCAGTGGTTTCTGCCTGGCGGATATGTCAGAAAGGATGAAGACCTCGATGATGCCGTTATGAGAATTCTAAAAGACCGCGCCGGAGTGACGGAAGTATATCTTGAGCAATTTGCGGTGTTCGGGAAGAAAAATAGAAGTGAATTTTATTTCGAAGATTTTGATGAAACTCTTTTCCATAAACAAAGATTTGTAACCATTGGATTTTATGCTCTTTACAATCCTGATCGCTTTAATCTGATTCGTGATGAATTCAGTGAAAGCTGTGAATGGATCTATTTAAGTGAGTTGCCCAACATCGAATTGGCAATGGATCACCGTGAAATCATCGAAAAAGCTCTATTAACTTTAAGAGAGAAAATCTCGCATAAACCTATCGGATTTAATTTATTACCCGAAAAATTTACCCTTTCTGAGCTGCAAAAATTATACGAAGTTATTCTCGGAAAAGAGCTTAACAGAGGAAATTTTTATAGAAAAATTAAAAATCTAGGAATTTTAAAAAAGCTGGATGAAAGAAGAACCGGTGGCGCGCATAAAGCTCCGGATCTGTATTCATTTGATGAAGATAATTATGCTAAAGCACTTGAGAACGGATTGAGCAACTGGTAG
- a CDS encoding DEAD/DEAH box helicase codes for MIQQSFDMLSPPIRKYIYEKGWGSLRPIQDAAIKRIIPTDNNYVLISRTASGKTEAAFLPILSKVNFKEQGVKVLYISPLIALINDQFLRVEKLCEYLDVPVTKWHGEASKGAKDRLVKNPEGIVLITPESIEAMFVNKPYYIRHLFSNLEYIVIDEIHSFLGSDRGIQLQSLLNRLQRINNKKFSIVGLSATVSDVNQYVELKEFLGNSENTKIIRDTTPKPINAVFKYFETSTSELPSLLLDDIYSRTRDRKTLIFPNARGRVEEVAVKLKKTANRLGGHTNYFSHHSSVDKEVREYVELFAKNSTGQNFCISCTSTLELGIDIGNVDEVVQIDATHSIASLIQRVGRSGRREGKSSNLFLYATDPWSLLQSLACWLLYKEQYIEPISVNKKPYDILVHQILSVVKGSSGISLSELTEQFTSNSTFSDIEYEVIIEIINHLTAIDFLEKLGNEYIVGIEGEKLVNTKDFYILFKTEILFKVSNQGVKIGELPLSPKIDIDENIYLSAKIWKIKNIDFDTKKIEVIPAYDGDKPLFDSEGGLVSSKIKEKMLEILTSDEKYDLLDSNGQLCISDLQSDFVGFSIVDSMTDRPLRSSNENLFFYPFIGSKIVETLKFVFEKANISFDYYPLNDEFKMKMLSSEFIARVKNIDFKILDTNEYLHQLIKTSPEILDFSKWGKFLPIQYQIELLKNNYYDFEGCQHFLQNLNFIEN; via the coding sequence ATGATACAGCAGTCATTTGATATGCTCTCACCACCGATCAGGAAATATATTTATGAGAAGGGTTGGGGGAGTTTAAGACCCATTCAGGATGCGGCGATAAAAAGAATTATCCCCACAGACAATAACTACGTTTTAATATCAAGAACAGCTTCAGGCAAAACTGAGGCTGCTTTCTTGCCTATTTTATCAAAAGTGAATTTTAAAGAGCAAGGGGTAAAAGTTCTTTATATTTCACCTTTAATTGCATTGATTAATGATCAGTTTTTAAGGGTTGAAAAGCTTTGTGAATATTTAGATGTTCCGGTTACCAAATGGCACGGAGAAGCTTCGAAAGGAGCAAAAGACAGACTAGTAAAAAATCCTGAAGGCATTGTTCTCATTACTCCCGAATCCATAGAGGCGATGTTCGTGAACAAACCCTATTATATTCGCCATCTGTTCTCAAATTTAGAATATATTGTTATTGACGAAATTCATTCTTTTTTAGGTTCGGATCGTGGAATTCAATTACAATCTTTATTAAACCGTTTACAGAGAATCAATAATAAAAAATTCAGTATTGTGGGTTTATCTGCTACAGTAAGTGATGTAAACCAATATGTTGAGCTAAAAGAGTTTTTAGGGAATTCTGAAAATACTAAAATTATTCGTGATACTACACCCAAGCCAATCAATGCTGTTTTTAAGTATTTCGAGACGAGTACAAGTGAATTACCTTCTCTGTTATTAGACGATATATACAGCCGAACTAGAGACCGTAAAACCTTAATTTTTCCTAATGCCAGAGGTCGCGTGGAAGAAGTTGCTGTAAAGCTTAAAAAAACAGCGAATAGACTGGGCGGGCATACGAATTATTTTTCGCATCATTCGTCCGTTGATAAGGAAGTTCGCGAATATGTGGAACTTTTTGCTAAAAACAGTACTGGTCAAAACTTCTGCATTTCCTGTACTTCCACTTTAGAGCTGGGAATTGATATAGGAAACGTAGACGAAGTAGTTCAGATTGATGCAACGCACAGTATTGCTTCGTTAATTCAAAGAGTGGGGCGAAGTGGTCGGCGTGAGGGGAAATCCAGCAATCTTTTTCTGTATGCAACAGATCCTTGGAGTCTGCTACAATCGTTGGCATGCTGGCTATTATATAAAGAGCAATATATTGAGCCTATTTCTGTGAATAAAAAACCATATGATATTTTGGTTCATCAGATTTTATCAGTTGTTAAAGGGAGTTCCGGTATATCATTGAGTGAGCTTACAGAGCAATTTACTTCAAATTCTACATTTTCAGATATTGAATATGAAGTGATAATTGAAATTATCAACCATCTGACTGCAATTGATTTCTTAGAAAAACTAGGAAATGAATATATTGTTGGAATTGAAGGCGAAAAACTGGTAAATACCAAAGATTTTTATATTCTTTTCAAAACAGAAATACTATTTAAAGTTTCTAATCAAGGGGTGAAAATAGGCGAGTTGCCTTTGTCTCCTAAAATTGATATTGATGAAAATATTTACCTTTCTGCTAAAATATGGAAAATTAAAAATATTGACTTTGATACAAAAAAGATTGAAGTAATTCCTGCTTATGATGGGGATAAGCCTCTTTTTGATAGTGAGGGTGGTTTAGTTTCTTCTAAAATAAAAGAGAAGATGCTTGAGATTCTGACTTCTGATGAAAAATATGATTTATTGGACAGCAATGGACAATTATGTATTTCTGATTTACAAAGTGATTTCGTTGGTTTCAGTATAGTAGATAGTATGACAGACAGGCCTTTACGGTCAAGTAATGAGAATCTATTTTTTTATCCTTTTATCGGTTCTAAAATTGTTGAGACATTAAAATTTGTATTTGAGAAAGCAAATATCTCTTTTGATTATTATCCACTTAATGATGAATTTAAAATGAAAATGTTGAGTTCTGAATTTATTGCACGAGTTAAAAATATTGATTTTAAAATCCTAGATACTAATGAATATTTGCATCAGTTAATAAAAACGAGTCCTGAAATTCTTGATTTTTCAAAATGGGGGAAATTCCTTCCCATACAATATCAGATAGAACTACTCAAAAACAATTATTACGATTTTGAAGGCTGTCAGCATTTTCTTCAAAATTTAAATTTTATTGAAAATTAA
- a CDS encoding ATP-binding protein, whose protein sequence is MIDNIKPKEATSIINSLVSGVVPKIGVQHITVGRSEEVNASISALEDVKNGHSLVKFWIGDFGSGKSFMLHLLNTVALKQKFVVANADFTPDNRLYSNDGKAVILYTAIMDNIAIQTKPEGGALQTLLEKWIEQVIAKTAEANTISLADIRNEQYLEIIQNSIMKTVNEITEVGGFDFGSVIVKYYEGYIKNDELLRRNALKWLKGEYTTKTEARQDLGVREIINDSNYYDMLKNFCKFFVSMGYSGFMINLDEAINLYKISTAAAREKNYEKILSIYNDCFQGKISNLFINFAGTEEFLENERRGLFSYQALKSRLETNKFETLEIRDFAQPVIKLTPLNHNEIFVLLKKLKFIFDCNYKTDLDISDEEISSFMEEIFNKPGASEFLTPREVIRDFLNILNIIRQNPDVDKKRLFGEIEIEDERPNDAAFINTIEEI, encoded by the coding sequence ATGATTGACAATATTAAACCTAAGGAAGCCACATCTATTATCAATTCTCTTGTGAGCGGAGTTGTTCCTAAAATTGGTGTTCAGCATATCACCGTAGGCCGGTCGGAAGAAGTAAATGCTTCTATTTCAGCTTTGGAAGATGTGAAAAACGGGCATAGTTTAGTGAAATTCTGGATCGGAGATTTCGGAAGCGGAAAATCATTTATGCTTCATTTATTAAATACGGTGGCTTTAAAACAAAAATTTGTTGTTGCGAACGCAGATTTCACACCGGACAACAGATTGTATTCAAACGACGGAAAGGCGGTGATTCTGTATACTGCAATCATGGATAATATCGCAATCCAGACCAAACCGGAAGGTGGTGCTTTGCAGACTTTGCTCGAAAAATGGATTGAACAGGTGATTGCAAAAACTGCAGAAGCGAATACTATTTCGCTGGCTGATATCAGGAATGAACAGTATTTGGAAATTATTCAAAACTCAATCATGAAAACAGTTAATGAAATCACAGAAGTTGGCGGATTTGACTTTGGTTCTGTGATTGTAAAATATTATGAGGGATATATTAAAAATGATGAGTTATTACGGAGAAATGCTCTGAAATGGCTAAAAGGAGAATATACTACAAAAACAGAAGCAAGGCAGGATCTGGGAGTTCGTGAGATCATTAACGATTCAAATTATTATGATATGCTGAAGAATTTCTGTAAGTTTTTCGTGAGTATGGGATATAGCGGTTTCATGATCAATCTGGATGAAGCAATCAATCTTTATAAGATTTCAACGGCTGCGGCACGCGAAAAAAACTATGAAAAAATACTTTCTATTTATAATGACTGTTTTCAGGGGAAAATTTCAAATCTCTTTATCAATTTTGCAGGAACAGAAGAGTTTTTAGAGAACGAAAGAAGAGGATTATTCAGTTATCAGGCTCTAAAATCGAGATTGGAAACAAATAAATTTGAAACACTTGAAATCAGAGATTTTGCCCAACCGGTCATCAAATTAACGCCTTTAAATCATAATGAGATCTTTGTCTTACTTAAAAAACTGAAATTTATTTTTGATTGTAATTATAAAACGGATCTTGATATTTCAGATGAAGAAATCTCGTCTTTCATGGAGGAAATCTTTAATAAACCGGGAGCTTCAGAGTTTTTAACTCCTAGGGAAGTGATTCGTGACTTCCTGAATATTCTAAATATTATCAGACAGAATCCGGATGTTGATAAAAAAAGACTGTTCGGCGAAATTGAAATTGAGGATGAAAGACCGAATGATGCTGCCTTCATTAATACGATTGAAGAAATATGA
- a CDS encoding TonB-dependent receptor: MRKSTLKISALGLMFSFAVAFGQETDSLAVKSALKEASKTEEGVKTVTTSSKEDNNRNVMLNAANNTSPRDVNIGLPATVGGITILENDLPAVYFFWPELPNKTWRQSVGLERTGLLKMDQLANTMGDLGFAVNSYSQTGTKELKVKGKFTTSTFGWLQGDVNVSGPISKNGWTYTAGAFVNYDPSTFKLGFARNVDETKIFRVGATKYFKDNKGQISFLYKYSDSYNVGNYAVFQYGENGKVTELDNFKIGRDSYVVNDGQIRMKDILTGRDFWASMSGSDNSSKAHNIDILGNYLLNNGWNFKFSTRAHFADVKMANIIPLSIFNADSSAGYTLASNGQAYSGPVGTQLAMYTPKTPITNIAGRFSLNKQIGDHNVTVGILEQYYNIDKFTSNRSFFFQTVGAQPERLIGPSTDSNGFYNYNVGGEFHSGTENKLSVYAADDWKVSDNFNLSYGLHLRNHMIDGEFSMTPRSPNFVFAANDFQNIKESWFHVGGSVNATYNISKNFGVLANFLYTEENRRLESYSQPFTPDMKKIRSPLGAIGVFWNTDYIQLISQATWLTKNGYLGRYNLVNPNNSTQVEVASVDYSIQTLGWTTDFVLKPFKGFNFHYLITFQNPVYKDFAFSAFGENYNYADKNVLGVSKVLMEIDPSYTIDKWRFWASFRYFSKQYANLTNALYFAPRWETFGGVSYTVNKNINVGATVINFLNQRGASGTINGAELITDATPFYGKLLTGTYIMPLTGQFSVSFNF, encoded by the coding sequence ATGAGAAAATCAACTTTAAAAATTTCAGCATTGGGGCTGATGTTTTCCTTTGCCGTAGCTTTTGGGCAGGAGACGGACAGCCTTGCGGTGAAAAGCGCTTTGAAAGAGGCTTCTAAAACCGAAGAAGGCGTAAAGACCGTTACCACTTCCTCCAAAGAAGATAACAACAGGAATGTGATGCTTAATGCGGCTAACAACACCAGCCCAAGGGACGTAAACATCGGTTTACCGGCAACGGTTGGAGGAATTACCATCCTTGAAAATGATTTGCCTGCCGTTTACTTTTTCTGGCCGGAACTTCCCAACAAAACATGGAGACAAAGTGTAGGTTTAGAGAGAACCGGACTTTTAAAAATGGATCAATTGGCCAATACCATGGGGGATCTTGGTTTCGCGGTGAATTCTTATTCTCAAACGGGAACGAAAGAACTTAAAGTAAAAGGAAAGTTTACGACGAGTACTTTTGGATGGCTACAGGGTGATGTGAATGTTTCAGGACCGATTTCTAAAAACGGATGGACATATACTGCCGGAGCTTTTGTTAACTATGATCCGAGTACTTTCAAACTAGGTTTTGCCAGAAATGTGGATGAAACAAAGATCTTCAGAGTGGGTGCTACGAAATATTTTAAAGATAATAAAGGTCAGATCTCATTTTTGTACAAATATTCAGATTCTTATAACGTAGGAAATTACGCGGTTTTCCAATATGGTGAAAACGGTAAAGTGACGGAGCTTGATAATTTTAAGATTGGTAGAGATTCTTACGTGGTGAATGACGGACAGATCAGAATGAAAGATATTCTGACCGGACGTGACTTCTGGGCAAGCATGAGCGGCAGTGATAACAGTTCAAAGGCTCATAATATTGATATTTTAGGTAATTATCTGTTGAATAACGGCTGGAATTTCAAATTCTCCACAAGAGCTCACTTTGCGGATGTGAAGATGGCGAATATTATCCCTTTGAGTATTTTCAATGCAGATTCTTCGGCGGGTTATACGCTGGCTTCTAATGGCCAGGCTTACTCTGGTCCTGTGGGAACGCAATTGGCGATGTATACTCCTAAAACACCGATTACGAATATTGCAGGGCGTTTCTCTTTAAACAAGCAAATCGGAGATCACAATGTGACCGTTGGGATCTTGGAACAGTATTATAATATTGATAAATTCACGTCCAACAGATCGTTCTTCTTCCAGACGGTGGGGGCACAGCCGGAAAGATTAATCGGTCCTTCAACCGATTCCAATGGTTTCTACAATTATAATGTTGGCGGAGAATTCCACAGCGGAACTGAAAATAAATTATCAGTATATGCTGCAGATGACTGGAAAGTATCTGATAATTTTAACCTAAGCTATGGGCTTCATTTAAGAAATCATATGATCGATGGTGAATTTTCTATGACGCCGAGATCGCCTAATTTTGTTTTTGCAGCGAATGATTTCCAAAACATTAAAGAAAGTTGGTTTCATGTGGGAGGAAGTGTAAATGCTACTTATAATATCAGCAAAAATTTCGGTGTTTTGGCAAATTTCCTTTATACAGAAGAAAACAGAAGATTAGAGAGTTATTCTCAGCCATTTACTCCTGATATGAAGAAAATCAGAAGTCCTTTGGGAGCGATCGGAGTTTTCTGGAATACAGATTATATCCAATTGATTTCTCAGGCTACCTGGTTAACGAAAAACGGATATTTAGGAAGATACAACCTTGTAAACCCGAACAACAGCACTCAGGTTGAAGTGGCGAGTGTAGATTACAGCATCCAGACTTTGGGCTGGACAACCGATTTCGTTTTGAAGCCTTTCAAAGGATTTAACTTCCATTATTTAATTACATTCCAAAATCCGGTGTATAAAGATTTCGCATTCAGTGCTTTTGGCGAAAATTATAATTATGCTGATAAAAATGTATTGGGTGTTTCTAAAGTTTTAATGGAAATCGATCCTAGTTATACCATTGATAAATGGAGATTCTGGGCAAGTTTCAGATATTTCTCAAAACAATACGCGAATCTTACCAACGCCTTGTATTTCGCACCAAGATGGGAAACTTTTGGTGGGGTAAGCTATACAGTTAATAAAAATATCAATGTGGGAGCAACTGTAATTAACTTCTTAAACCAAAGAGGAGCCAGCGGAACCATCAACGGTGCTGAATTGATTACTGATGCAACGCCTTTCTATGGGAAGTTGTTGACGGGAACGTACATTATGCCATTGACAGGTCAGTTCTCAGTAAGCTTTAATTTCTAA